TTCCCGGCAACCAGGTCACCCATCTTTTTGGTGCCCACCTGTGTTTTCCCTGCTGACATTATATCACTGGTGCGGTAACCTTCGCTCAAGACCTGATCAACAGCCGTCTCGATGGTACCGGCTTCTTTGATTAAGCCAAAGGAATGGCGCAGCATCATCGCTATAGTAAGGATGGTAGCAATGGGGTTGGCGATATCCAACCCGGCGATAGACGGGGCGCTGCCGTGGATAGGCTCGTACAGGCCAAACATGCCTCCCCCGTCCTGTGGCACTCCCGCAAGGCTGGCCGAGGGCAGCATACCCATGGAGCCGGCCAGCACCGATGCCTCATCGGTCAGGATATCACCGAAGGTATTCTCGGTGACAATGACGTCAAAGTATTTCGGAGTCTGGATGAGTCGCATGGCGCAGGTATCGACCAGCAGATGCTCGAGTTCAACGTCAGGGTAGTCCGCAGCCACTTCCATTGTCACCTGTCGCCAGAGGCGGGAAGATTCCAGGACATTGGCTTTATCTACTGAGACCAGTTTTTTACGGCGGCCCCTGGCCAGCTCAAAGCCGACCCGCACAATACGCTCGATTTCCTGCTCTGAATATGCCATGGTATCAACCGCCCGCCGTCCGCGGGATGTCAGCCACTGTTTCTTGGGACGGCCGAAGTAGAGACCGCCGGTAAGCTCACGGATGACGATCATATCGACTCCTTCAATCGCCGCCGGTTTCAGGTTTGTGGAGTCGGTGAGCGTCGGGGAAA
This DNA window, taken from Dehalococcoidales bacterium, encodes the following:
- the leuB gene encoding 3-isopropylmalate dehydrogenase, whose protein sequence is MKFNIAVLPGDGIGPEVTDEGIKILQAIGRRFGHNFNFDKGLFGGIAIDQTGEAMPAETLKMCRRSQAVLLGAVGGPKWDDPKAPTRPEDGLLAIRKGLGLFANIRPVKVSPTLTDSTNLKPAAIEGVDMIVIRELTGGLYFGRPKKQWLTSRGRRAVDTMAYSEQEIERIVRVGFELARGRRKKLVSVDKANVLESSRLWRQVTMEVAADYPDVELEHLLVDTCAMRLIQTPKYFDVIVTENTFGDILTDEASVLAGSMGMLPSASLAGVPQDGGGMFGLYEPIHGSAPSIAGLDIANPIATILTIAMMLRHSFGLIKEAGTIETAVDQVLSEGYRTSDIMSAGKTQVGTKKMGDLVAGKIGG